A window from Pseudarthrobacter sp. BIM B-2242 encodes these proteins:
- a CDS encoding carbon storage regulator, with the protein MLVLTRKFGEQINIGDDIVLTVMEGPGGEIRIGIDAPRSVKITRSEVLAAIGAENRAAASASVVAEGSLVAALGALGGPVKPPGPAAGGAARQGS; encoded by the coding sequence ATGCTGGTTTTGACAAGGAAGTTCGGCGAACAGATCAACATCGGTGACGACATCGTCCTCACCGTCATGGAAGGGCCCGGGGGAGAGATCCGCATCGGCATCGATGCGCCCCGCAGCGTGAAGATCACCCGCAGCGAAGTGCTGGCAGCCATTGGCGCGGAAAACCGTGCCGCCGCCAGTGCCTCCGTCGTGGCCGAGGGCAGCCTGGTCGCCGCCCTGGGGGCGCTGGGCGGCCCCGTAAAGCCGCCAGGCCCGGCGGCCGGGGGAGCGGCACGTCAGGGCTCCTGA
- a CDS encoding DUF4193 domain-containing protein, producing MATDYDELRTDVKESQDSSLEALQSAKAPDAKSVVQELDEADVFDGLTPGGEFIAEELVVEVIPQASDEFTCYSCFLVRHRSQMVREKDGHGYCVEYEG from the coding sequence GTGGCAACTGATTACGACGAACTGCGCACCGACGTCAAGGAATCCCAGGACAGCTCACTGGAGGCCCTCCAGTCCGCAAAAGCCCCGGATGCCAAGTCCGTTGTCCAGGAACTCGACGAGGCCGACGTTTTCGACGGCCTCACACCCGGTGGCGAGTTCATCGCCGAAGAGCTCGTCGTCGAGGTCATCCCCCAGGCCAGCGATGAGTTCACCTGCTACTCCTGTTTCCTGGTCCGCCACCGCTCCCAGATGGTGCGGGAAAAGGATGGCCACGGGTACTGCGTTGAGTACGAAGGCTGA